The Actinomyces sp. oral taxon 414 genome has a segment encoding these proteins:
- a CDS encoding PD-(D/E)XK nuclease family protein gives MDDDGALPPVRLLPPAPPEPLPDPDASGQEVLGRAGAGADLVVLGAPGTGKTCLALHLLLDTARRGRDALLLAPTRARANALRARAARLARPGPADGAVRVRTPAGYAFTVLTAFLTRRPDPLPAPVLLAGAEEDAALAALIRPEQWPGLPPEAVASRAFRTELRNLLARAGELGVGAGALAALGRELDVPLWGPASALLRTWDAQGRPTAGRRGEIRRMDTARVQDRAVEALEAWEAQGVIGARPVPDLVVVDDYQDCTAATARLLAALARPDAAGRRAQVVVLGDPDLAVETFRGGSPSLLVEAEDRSGLAAERLILRTAHRGTPALRAVWRDQAGRIPVTGTASHRLAPGAPAGPEGGADPGDARPGGVEVLVASGPAQEVAHVARALRGEHVHHATAWDAMAVIVRSAGRARAVARELRRRGVPPATTTPAVLLRAESAAGAVLAAARSALEGRLGEAGEAPERSSALDLLTGPLVGLSALDLRRLRRRLRRDRPAESGPDENLLAALASPEAAEALAGELADEPLAGQAARLVGAARIVDAARRVCQGRAGRAPARVDAEALLWAVWDASGCAGRWRAAALGVGADAEPLLAEAAERDLDVVTALFKRAEVWAERHPGAGAGAFLAELDAEALPSDSVAPHGSRPGGVAVLTPASAVGSQWEVVAVMGVERDAWPDLRLRDTMTRSGLLVEAVLDRLGLDAAGRPRPGADPVSARAQVRADERRMLLAALTRATRRLLVTAVADEDTAPSSFFIQIARAAGADVVDADGAPLVAPDVDDLTLRGLVGRLRRAAIDGDLPSAGPVERERARRAARLLAVLADAGAPGADPAAWAGWQGPTSTAPLVAAGRRVRVSPSDVEALVLCPLRWFLTRVGGDGAASGARVLGELVHSLAQEAQRRDLRGAGLMARFEQRLPELAYPDTWLGSVRAGRARAMVERLDAYLGQAPPVARVELPVRAALNLPDPDGAGRDLPVLITGRIDRLEHLDAPDPAGPAEPDADPAGPDVGPGSGRVRLIDFKTGRRTPDDPAHHPQLAVYRLALQALGYEVDGAALVLLGREPPKKNRGVPVMAPAGAALAPSPDPDTGQDWARDLLREAALAASGPVLTARAGEQCRTCPVKDSCPIRPEGRRVVA, from the coding sequence ATGGACGACGACGGCGCCCTCCCCCCGGTGCGGCTCCTGCCCCCCGCTCCGCCCGAGCCCCTCCCGGACCCGGACGCCTCGGGGCAGGAGGTGCTCGGGCGGGCGGGGGCCGGGGCCGACCTCGTGGTCCTGGGGGCCCCGGGCACCGGCAAGACCTGCCTGGCGCTGCACCTGCTGCTCGACACCGCCCGGCGGGGCCGCGACGCCCTGCTCCTGGCGCCCACCCGGGCCCGCGCCAACGCCCTGCGCGCCCGCGCCGCCCGCCTGGCGCGGCCGGGCCCCGCCGACGGCGCCGTGAGGGTGCGCACCCCCGCCGGCTACGCCTTCACGGTCCTCACCGCCTTCCTCACCCGCCGCCCCGACCCGCTGCCCGCACCGGTCCTGCTGGCCGGCGCCGAGGAGGACGCCGCGCTGGCGGCCCTCATCCGCCCCGAGCAGTGGCCGGGGCTGCCGCCCGAGGCCGTGGCCTCCCGGGCCTTTCGCACCGAGCTGCGCAACCTCCTGGCCCGCGCCGGGGAGCTGGGCGTGGGGGCCGGGGCCCTGGCCGCCCTGGGCCGCGAGCTGGACGTGCCCCTGTGGGGCCCGGCCTCCGCCCTCCTGCGCACCTGGGACGCCCAGGGCAGACCCACCGCCGGGCGCCGCGGCGAGATCCGCCGGATGGACACCGCCCGCGTCCAGGACCGCGCCGTGGAGGCCCTGGAGGCGTGGGAGGCTCAGGGCGTGATCGGGGCCCGCCCCGTGCCCGACCTGGTCGTCGTCGACGACTACCAGGACTGCACCGCCGCCACGGCCCGCCTCCTGGCGGCCCTGGCCCGGCCCGACGCCGCCGGGCGGCGCGCCCAGGTCGTGGTGCTGGGGGACCCGGACCTCGCCGTCGAGACCTTCCGCGGGGGCAGCCCCAGCCTGCTGGTGGAGGCCGAGGACCGCTCGGGCCTGGCCGCCGAGCGTCTCATTCTGCGCACCGCCCACCGCGGCACCCCGGCCCTGCGGGCCGTGTGGCGCGACCAAGCCGGACGGATCCCGGTGACCGGCACCGCCTCCCACCGCCTGGCTCCGGGCGCGCCGGCCGGCCCCGAGGGGGGCGCGGACCCGGGCGATGCCCGGCCGGGCGGCGTGGAGGTCCTCGTGGCCTCCGGCCCCGCCCAGGAGGTCGCGCACGTAGCCCGGGCGCTGCGCGGCGAGCACGTCCACCACGCCACCGCCTGGGACGCCATGGCCGTCATCGTGCGCTCGGCGGGGCGCGCCCGGGCCGTGGCCCGCGAGCTGCGCCGCCGCGGCGTGCCGCCGGCCACGACGACGCCGGCGGTGCTGCTGCGCGCCGAGAGCGCCGCCGGGGCCGTCCTGGCCGCGGCGCGCTCGGCCCTGGAGGGGCGCCTGGGGGAGGCGGGGGAGGCGCCCGAGCGCTCCAGCGCCCTGGACCTGCTCACCGGCCCCCTGGTGGGTCTGAGCGCCCTGGACCTGCGCCGACTGCGCCGCCGACTGCGCCGGGACCGGCCCGCCGAGTCCGGCCCCGACGAGAACCTGCTGGCCGCCCTGGCCTCGCCCGAGGCGGCCGAGGCCCTGGCCGGGGAACTGGCGGATGAGCCCCTGGCCGGCCAGGCTGCGCGCTTGGTGGGCGCGGCCCGGATCGTGGACGCGGCGCGCCGGGTGTGCCAGGGGCGGGCGGGCAGGGCCCCAGCGCGCGTGGACGCCGAGGCCCTGCTGTGGGCGGTGTGGGACGCCTCGGGCTGCGCCGGGAGGTGGCGCGCCGCGGCCCTGGGGGTCGGCGCGGACGCCGAGCCGCTCCTGGCCGAGGCCGCCGAACGGGACCTGGACGTGGTCACCGCCCTGTTCAAACGCGCCGAGGTGTGGGCCGAGCGCCACCCGGGGGCCGGGGCCGGGGCCTTCCTGGCCGAGCTCGACGCCGAGGCCCTGCCCTCGGACTCCGTGGCCCCCCACGGGTCGCGGCCCGGGGGGGTGGCCGTGCTGACCCCCGCCTCCGCCGTCGGCTCCCAGTGGGAGGTCGTGGCGGTCATGGGGGTGGAGCGCGACGCCTGGCCCGACCTGCGCCTGCGCGACACCATGACGCGCTCGGGCCTGCTGGTCGAGGCCGTCCTGGACCGCCTGGGCCTGGACGCCGCCGGGCGGCCGCGCCCCGGGGCCGATCCCGTCTCCGCGCGCGCCCAGGTCCGCGCCGACGAGCGCCGCATGCTCCTGGCGGCGCTGACCCGCGCCACCCGCCGCCTGCTGGTCACCGCCGTCGCCGACGAGGACACCGCCCCCTCCTCCTTCTTCATTCAGATCGCCCGCGCCGCCGGAGCTGACGTCGTCGACGCCGACGGGGCCCCCCTGGTGGCGCCCGACGTCGACGACCTGACCCTGCGGGGACTGGTCGGCCGGCTGCGCCGCGCCGCGATCGACGGCGACCTGCCGTCGGCCGGGCCCGTCGAGCGCGAGCGCGCCCGCCGGGCGGCCCGGCTCCTGGCGGTCCTGGCCGACGCCGGCGCGCCCGGGGCCGACCCCGCCGCCTGGGCGGGCTGGCAGGGGCCCACCTCGACCGCGCCCCTGGTGGCCGCAGGGCGGCGGGTGCGGGTGAGCCCCTCCGACGTCGAGGCCCTCGTGCTGTGCCCGCTGCGCTGGTTCCTCACCCGCGTCGGCGGGGACGGGGCGGCGTCGGGCGCCCGGGTCCTGGGCGAGCTCGTCCACTCCCTGGCCCAGGAGGCGCAGCGGCGCGACCTGCGCGGGGCCGGGCTCATGGCCCGCTTCGAACAGCGCCTGCCCGAGCTGGCCTACCCGGACACGTGGCTGGGGTCGGTGCGCGCCGGGCGCGCCCGCGCCATGGTCGAGCGCCTGGACGCCTACCTGGGCCAGGCCCCGCCCGTCGCCCGGGTCGAGCTGCCCGTGCGCGCCGCACTGAACCTGCCCGACCCCGACGGGGCCGGGCGGGACCTGCCCGTCCTGATCACCGGGCGCATCGACCGCCTCGAGCACCTCGACGCGCCCGACCCGGCCGGACCCGCCGAACCCGACGCCGATCCCGCCGGCCCCGACGTCGGGCCCGGGTCCGGGCGGGTGCGCCTGATCGACTTCAAGACCGGCCGGCGGACCCCCGACGACCCGGCCCACCACCCCCAGCTGGCCGTCTACCGCCTGGCCCTCCAGGCCCTGGGCTACGAGGTCGACGGCGCCGCCCTGGTCCTGCTGGGCAGGGAACCGCCCAAGAAGAACCGGGGAGTCCCCGTCATGGCCCCGGCCGGGGCCGCCCTGGCCCCCAGCCCCGACCCGGACACCGGCCAGGACTGGGCCCGCGACCTGCTGCGCGAGGCGGCGCTGGCGGCCTCGGGCCCCGTGCTGACGGCCCGCGCCGGCGAGCAGTGCCGCACCTGCCCCGTCAAGGACTCCTGCCCCATCCGCCCCGAGGGCCGCAGGGTCGTCGCATGA
- a CDS encoding ATP-dependent DNA helicase, translating into MNAAPPPGPRALAKILGAPPPTPEQARIIAHPLTPLLVVAGAGSGKTATMSQRVVHLVVRGEVRPDQVLGLTFTRRATAELDQRVAARLARLAGSGLVRLDEEAGATIATYNAFAGSLVREHGLRIGVDPDSTLITGARAWQIAMRLIEERTAPLPVDRPGAAASILLALEGALSENLLTVDEAAGRIDELVALMEDIGSVRGCKTLVRGAPEALTARLGMLEAVAAYRDYKRRHALLDFGDQIALGCRIAEEAPEVARQLRERHRAVLLDEFQDTSVAQIRLLSALFAGSGVTAVGDPNQAIYGWRGASAGALDAFHERFNPDGAAGSPVLPLSVAWRNDRAILRAANVTSWPLRHRDARPADSGAAHIPVEELRPRPGADGAREGRVVGAFVQDPLQEARTIAAFMEERWGPDAEMAVLCRTRAQIAPIAEALEERGVPYEVIGLGGMLDVPEVADVRAALTVAADPERGDRLMRLLTGQGLGAADLAALAALARDQVRAQRRRDADAADAAGAAGDADTAGADAAGADGDAERETPLLSEAIEALARQGDSGGRVPGAPGLSGAGARAAVRLARALRRVRAGLALPLPDLVVLTEQALGLDIEVAARVGNPLGRRALDRFRQVAEQFAAQVDRPDPAGFLAWLDAAEERENGMEAPRVEPEPGAVQLLTIHAAKGLEWDAVAVAGLVEQVFPSYRARAREDLAVADRGWMTDAQELPHPLRADARILPPFAPLARAAAGLEAAAIKDAWEDYTLALGRFALAEERRLAYVALTRARHDLLLTGSHLAGRATSPRPMSRFLAELVRRDLVDPYGPGWQDYDEDRPNSLAASGATGVWPPPEPDGVRGVRARARRRAAARVAAARAAGAGLGGGLAGADPIADQWEADARLLLAERSRRREQAPSVRLPDHLPATRVDDLRADRGAFALDLRRPLPPEPSPAGRLGTVFHDAVALRLAARGQLLTLAEAGVPDTLDPAGRRTLERWLKTACELPLLQDYVLEDTETELELALGATTLRCRLDAVFRGPDGTWLVVDWKTGWQRAPVDQLSVYVHALAAHRGVGAESVRAAYVYVNRPGGLVDELGAADLLPLDEIEASLRVEGD; encoded by the coding sequence ATGAACGCCGCCCCGCCCCCCGGCCCCCGGGCCCTGGCCAAGATCCTCGGCGCGCCGCCCCCCACGCCCGAGCAGGCGCGCATTATCGCCCACCCGCTGACCCCTCTGCTCGTCGTGGCCGGGGCCGGCAGCGGCAAGACCGCCACCATGAGCCAGCGCGTGGTCCACCTCGTCGTGCGCGGCGAGGTGCGCCCCGACCAGGTCCTGGGCCTGACCTTCACCCGCAGGGCCACCGCCGAGCTGGACCAGCGGGTGGCGGCGCGCCTGGCCCGCCTGGCCGGCTCCGGCCTGGTCCGCCTCGACGAGGAGGCCGGGGCCACCATCGCCACCTACAACGCCTTCGCCGGCTCGCTGGTGCGCGAGCACGGCCTGCGCATAGGCGTCGACCCGGACTCCACCCTCATCACCGGGGCCCGCGCCTGGCAGATCGCCATGCGCCTGATCGAGGAGCGCACCGCGCCCCTGCCGGTGGACCGCCCCGGCGCCGCCGCCTCGATCCTGCTGGCACTGGAGGGGGCCCTGAGCGAGAACCTGCTGACCGTGGACGAGGCCGCCGGGCGAATCGACGAGCTCGTCGCCCTCATGGAGGACATCGGGTCCGTGCGCGGCTGCAAGACTCTGGTGCGCGGCGCGCCCGAGGCGCTCACCGCCCGCCTGGGCATGTTGGAGGCGGTGGCCGCCTACCGGGATTACAAGCGGCGTCACGCCCTGCTCGACTTCGGCGACCAGATCGCCCTGGGCTGCCGGATCGCCGAGGAGGCGCCCGAGGTCGCCCGGCAGCTGCGCGAGCGCCACCGGGCCGTCCTCCTCGACGAGTTCCAGGACACCTCCGTGGCCCAGATCCGCCTCCTGTCCGCGCTCTTCGCCGGGAGCGGGGTCACCGCCGTCGGCGACCCCAACCAGGCGATCTACGGCTGGCGGGGGGCCAGCGCGGGCGCCCTGGACGCCTTCCACGAGCGCTTCAACCCCGACGGCGCCGCCGGGTCCCCGGTCCTGCCGCTGTCCGTGGCCTGGCGCAACGACCGGGCGATCCTGCGGGCCGCCAATGTCACCTCCTGGCCGCTGCGCCACCGCGACGCCCGGCCCGCCGACTCCGGGGCGGCCCACATCCCCGTCGAGGAGCTGCGCCCCCGCCCCGGGGCCGACGGTGCGCGAGAGGGGCGTGTCGTCGGCGCCTTCGTGCAGGACCCGCTCCAGGAGGCGCGCACCATCGCCGCCTTCATGGAGGAGCGGTGGGGCCCGGACGCCGAGATGGCGGTCCTGTGCCGCACCCGCGCCCAGATCGCCCCCATCGCCGAGGCCCTGGAGGAGCGCGGTGTGCCCTACGAGGTCATTGGGCTGGGCGGCATGCTCGACGTGCCGGAGGTCGCCGACGTCCGCGCCGCCCTGACGGTGGCGGCCGACCCCGAGCGCGGCGATCGGCTCATGCGTCTGCTCACCGGCCAGGGCCTGGGCGCCGCCGACCTCGCCGCCCTGGCGGCCCTGGCCCGCGACCAGGTCCGCGCCCAGCGCCGCCGGGACGCCGACGCCGCCGACGCCGCCGGGGCTGCCGGGGACGCTGACACCGCCGGGGCCGACGCCGCCGGGGCCGACGGGGACGCCGAGCGGGAGACACCGCTGCTGTCGGAGGCCATTGAGGCCCTGGCGCGCCAGGGGGACTCCGGCGGCCGGGTGCCCGGCGCCCCGGGGCTCAGCGGCGCCGGCGCCCGCGCCGCCGTCCGCCTGGCCCGCGCCCTGCGCCGGGTGCGCGCCGGCCTGGCCCTGCCCCTGCCCGACCTGGTGGTCCTGACCGAACAGGCCCTGGGCCTGGACATTGAGGTCGCCGCCCGGGTCGGCAACCCCCTGGGGCGCCGGGCCCTGGACCGCTTCCGGCAGGTCGCCGAGCAGTTCGCCGCGCAGGTCGACCGCCCCGACCCGGCCGGATTCCTGGCGTGGCTCGACGCCGCCGAGGAGCGGGAGAACGGCATGGAGGCCCCCCGCGTCGAACCCGAACCGGGGGCGGTCCAGCTGCTGACCATCCACGCCGCCAAGGGTCTGGAATGGGACGCGGTCGCCGTCGCCGGCCTGGTCGAGCAGGTCTTCCCCTCCTACCGCGCCCGGGCGCGCGAGGACCTCGCCGTGGCGGACCGGGGGTGGATGACCGACGCGCAGGAACTGCCCCACCCCCTGCGGGCCGACGCCCGGATCCTGCCGCCCTTCGCCCCGCTCGCGCGGGCCGCGGCCGGACTCGAGGCCGCGGCCATTAAGGACGCCTGGGAAGACTACACCCTGGCGCTGGGCCGCTTCGCGCTCGCCGAAGAGCGCAGACTGGCCTACGTCGCCCTCACCCGCGCCCGCCACGACCTGCTCCTGACCGGCTCCCACCTGGCCGGGCGGGCGACCTCCCCGCGCCCCATGTCCCGCTTCCTGGCCGAACTCGTGCGCCGGGACCTGGTGGACCCCTACGGGCCGGGCTGGCAGGACTACGACGAGGACCGGCCCAACTCCCTGGCCGCCTCCGGCGCGACCGGGGTCTGGCCGCCGCCCGAGCCCGACGGCGTGCGGGGGGTCCGCGCCCGGGCGCGCCGCCGGGCCGCCGCCCGGGTCGCGGCGGCCCGGGCCGCCGGGGCCGGGCTCGGCGGCGGCCTCGCGGGCGCGGACCCGATCGCCGACCAGTGGGAGGCCGACGCGCGGCTGCTGCTGGCCGAGCGCTCGCGCCGGCGCGAACAGGCGCCCTCGGTGCGCCTGCCCGACCACCTGCCCGCCACCAGGGTTGACGACCTGCGCGCCGACCGCGGGGCCTTCGCCCTCGACCTGCGCCGCCCCCTGCCGCCCGAGCCCAGCCCCGCCGGGCGCCTGGGCACCGTCTTCCACGACGCCGTCGCCCTGCGCCTGGCGGCCCGCGGCCAGCTGCTGACCCTGGCCGAGGCGGGCGTGCCCGACACCCTCGACCCCGCCGGACGCCGCACCCTCGAACGCTGGCTGAAAACGGCCTGCGAGCTGCCCCTGCTTCAGGATTACGTCCTGGAGGACACCGAGACCGAGCTCGAGCTGGCCCTGGGGGCCACGACCCTGCGCTGCCGCCTGGACGCGGTGTTCCGGGGACCGGACGGCACCTGGCTCGTCGTGGACTGGAAGACCGGGTGGCAGCGGGCGCCCGTGGACCAGCTGAGCGTCTACGTCCACGCCCTGGCCGCCCACCGGGGCGTGGGGGCCGAGTCGGTGCGGGCCGCCTACGTCTACGTCAACCGCCCCGGCGGGCTCGTCGACGAGCTCGGGGCCGCGGACCTGCTGCCCCTGGACGAGATCGAGGCGTCCCTGCGGGTGGAGGGGGATTGA
- a CDS encoding phosphotransferase, with protein MPSSPSDPNQTADESAAPSGGEDTGAGRKRTAAVHELRRDPSPLALAALAAVAVPGLDPVRLTLPQEESPALRVVGVIDTQGRHWEVLQARTDEEWDLLESEAQVLRRIGRAVDDGRASFDVARPAGSLHQDGVRIQVRSHVEGRPVDAAALHPGPGLSAGLGRALGELHELSTSVISEAGMPVYDADDVRDRWLAVLDDAAATGKVPSALLSRWEQALEDTALWRFKPTVVHGDLAEENILTAGGAVVAVRGLNQAHVGDPAEDMAWIYSTAPVDCLESIESAYDMARSEGVDKHLRDRAELVSEMSLARWLLHGIDSGRQEVIDDAVSMLADLAEQVGREPLVAPHSPRLAPVPGERRRSGPRAVTREVDMMPVEDEEPFPVPPPFPFPLRLAPRPADSPDGA; from the coding sequence ATGCCGAGTTCCCCGTCCGATCCGAACCAGACCGCCGACGAGTCCGCCGCGCCCTCCGGCGGCGAGGATACCGGGGCGGGGCGGAAGCGGACGGCCGCCGTGCACGAGCTGCGCCGCGACCCCTCCCCGCTGGCCCTGGCCGCCCTGGCCGCCGTGGCCGTGCCCGGCCTGGACCCGGTCCGCCTGACCCTGCCCCAGGAGGAGTCGCCCGCCCTGCGCGTCGTCGGCGTCATTGACACCCAGGGCCGCCACTGGGAGGTGCTTCAGGCCCGCACCGACGAGGAGTGGGACCTGCTGGAGTCGGAGGCGCAGGTCCTGCGGCGCATCGGCCGGGCCGTGGACGACGGGCGCGCCTCCTTCGACGTGGCGCGCCCGGCGGGGTCGCTGCACCAGGACGGGGTGCGCATCCAGGTCCGCTCCCACGTGGAGGGCAGGCCCGTGGACGCCGCCGCCCTGCACCCGGGCCCGGGGCTGTCGGCGGGGCTGGGGCGCGCCCTGGGCGAGCTCCACGAGCTGAGCACCTCGGTCATCTCCGAGGCCGGGATGCCGGTCTACGACGCCGACGACGTGCGCGACCGCTGGCTGGCGGTGCTCGACGACGCCGCCGCCACCGGCAAGGTGCCCTCCGCCCTGCTCTCGCGCTGGGAGCAGGCCCTGGAGGACACCGCGCTGTGGCGTTTCAAGCCCACCGTCGTCCACGGCGACCTGGCCGAGGAGAACATTCTGACGGCCGGCGGCGCCGTGGTGGCCGTGCGCGGGCTGAATCAGGCGCATGTGGGCGATCCGGCCGAGGACATGGCCTGGATCTACTCCACCGCCCCGGTGGACTGCCTGGAGTCCATTGAGTCCGCCTACGACATGGCCCGCTCCGAGGGGGTCGACAAGCACCTGCGGGACCGGGCCGAGCTGGTCAGCGAGATGAGCCTGGCCCGCTGGCTCCTCCACGGCATCGACTCCGGCCGCCAGGAGGTCATCGACGACGCCGTGTCCATGCTGGCCGACCTGGCCGAGCAGGTGGGCCGGGAGCCCCTGGTCGCGCCGCACTCCCCGCGCCTGGCGCCGGTGCCCGGCGAGCGCAGGCGCAGCGGGCCGCGCGCCGTGACCCGGGAGGTGGACATGATGCCGGTGGAGGACGAGGAGCCCTTCCCGGTCCCCCCGCCCTTCCCCTTCCCGCTGCGCCTGGCGCCGCGTCCGGCCGACTCGCCCGACGGGGCCTGA
- a CDS encoding CpaF family protein has translation MDAATLLHTEIRELVRRRGLDPLTQTEALENLAAQAGADYVRRADAGLVPPLPDPAGAQAAAVDALAGMGPLQPYLDDESIEEIWVNSPGRVFVARSGRPELTTTILEDEHLRILIERMLRVSGRRLDLSSPFVDARLPGGERLHVVIPPITSEHWAVNIRKHASRAARTADLVRMGSLTPAAAAFLDASVQAGLNILVSGATQSGKTTMLRALCGAIPAGQRIITCEEVFELALRNRDCVAMQTRPASIEGVGEVTLRRLVKESLRMRPDRLLIGEVREAEALDLLIAMNSGLPSMSTIHANSAREAVIKACTLPLLAGQNVSADFVVPTVAGVLDLIVHLDLDAEGRRQVREIAALSGRVEGGVVELARVFDRDRRGRLVRGPGAPGCPERYARAGHDLAALLTGAGGAPGPRPVAGGRRS, from the coding sequence ATGGATGCTGCGACGCTGCTCCACACGGAGATACGCGAACTCGTGCGCCGGCGCGGCCTCGACCCCCTCACCCAGACCGAGGCCCTGGAGAACCTCGCCGCCCAGGCCGGGGCCGACTACGTGCGCCGGGCCGACGCCGGACTCGTCCCGCCCCTGCCCGACCCGGCCGGCGCCCAGGCCGCCGCCGTCGACGCCCTGGCCGGCATGGGTCCCCTCCAGCCCTATCTCGACGACGAGTCCATCGAGGAGATCTGGGTCAACTCCCCGGGCCGCGTCTTCGTGGCCCGCTCCGGCCGGCCCGAACTGACCACGACGATCCTGGAGGACGAGCACCTGAGGATCCTCATCGAGCGGATGCTGCGCGTCTCGGGCCGGCGCCTGGACCTGTCCAGCCCCTTCGTCGATGCCCGCCTCCCCGGCGGGGAGAGACTCCACGTGGTCATCCCGCCCATCACCTCCGAGCACTGGGCCGTCAATATCCGCAAACACGCCTCCCGCGCGGCGCGCACCGCCGACCTGGTCCGCATGGGCTCGCTGACCCCCGCCGCCGCGGCCTTCCTCGACGCCTCCGTCCAGGCCGGGCTCAATATCCTCGTGTCGGGCGCCACCCAGTCCGGCAAGACCACCATGCTGCGGGCCCTGTGCGGCGCCATCCCCGCGGGCCAGCGGATCATCACCTGCGAGGAGGTCTTCGAACTGGCCCTGCGCAACCGCGACTGCGTGGCCATGCAGACGCGCCCGGCCAGCATTGAGGGCGTCGGGGAGGTCACGCTGCGGCGACTGGTCAAGGAATCGCTGCGCATGCGCCCGGACCGCCTGCTCATCGGCGAGGTCCGGGAGGCCGAGGCCCTCGACCTGCTCATCGCCATGAACTCGGGACTGCCCTCCATGTCCACCATCCACGCCAACTCCGCCCGGGAGGCCGTCATCAAGGCCTGCACCCTGCCGCTCCTGGCCGGGCAGAACGTCTCGGCGGACTTCGTGGTGCCCACCGTGGCCGGCGTCCTCGACCTGATCGTCCACCTCGACCTCGACGCCGAGGGCCGCCGCCAGGTGCGCGAGATCGCCGCCCTGTCCGGCCGGGTCGAGGGCGGCGTCGTCGAACTCGCCCGGGTCTTCGACCGCGACCGGCGCGGACGCCTCGTGCGCGGCCCCGGGGCGCCCGGCTGCCCCGAGCGCTACGCCCGCGCCGGCCACGACCTGGCCGCGCTGCTGACCGGGGCCGGCGGTGCGCCCGGCCCCCGCCCGGTCGCCGGTGGGAGGCGGTCCTAA
- a CDS encoding type II secretion system F family protein, whose translation MGAVAGLLAGLGLVLVRLALTTPPPQWRSERSRRLGDLLVQAGAGGTSPAAFLAGTAVLGLVVALVFLGVSKAWTIAVAFGVLATGLPYLLLSGRARARRTRLREAWPEAVDTLVSGVRAGMSLPEALGALAERGPEAVRTPFAAFAADYAATARFGASLDRLKDRFADPVADRIIEALRLAQEVGGAELGALLRALSRMLREDLRTRGELRARQSWTVNGARVAVAAPWLVLALLSTRPQAAQAYATTAGGLVLLVGALASAIAYRLMLRLGRLPEEERVLR comes from the coding sequence ATGGGCGCCGTCGCCGGACTGCTCGCCGGCCTGGGCCTGGTCCTGGTCCGACTGGCCCTGACCACCCCGCCGCCGCAGTGGCGCTCGGAGCGCTCGCGGCGCCTGGGCGACCTGCTCGTCCAGGCGGGCGCCGGGGGGACCAGCCCGGCGGCCTTCCTCGCCGGCACCGCGGTCCTCGGGCTCGTCGTCGCCCTCGTCTTCCTGGGCGTGTCCAAGGCCTGGACTATCGCCGTGGCCTTCGGCGTCCTGGCCACGGGGCTGCCCTACCTCCTGCTGTCCGGGCGCGCCCGGGCGCGGCGCACCCGCCTGCGCGAGGCGTGGCCGGAGGCGGTCGACACCCTCGTGTCCGGCGTCCGGGCCGGCATGAGCCTGCCCGAGGCGCTGGGCGCCCTGGCCGAGCGGGGGCCGGAGGCGGTGCGCACACCCTTCGCCGCCTTCGCCGCCGACTACGCCGCCACGGCCCGCTTCGGAGCGAGCCTGGACCGCCTCAAGGACCGCTTCGCCGACCCCGTCGCCGACCGGATCATTGAGGCGCTGCGCCTGGCCCAGGAGGTCGGCGGGGCGGAGCTGGGCGCCCTGCTGCGGGCCCTGTCGCGCATGCTGCGCGAGGACCTGCGCACCCGCGGCGAACTCCGGGCGCGCCAGTCCTGGACCGTCAACGGCGCCCGGGTCGCCGTCGCCGCCCCCTGGCTCGTGCTCGCCCTGCTGTCCACGCGCCCGCAGGCGGCGCAGGCCTACGCCACCACCGCCGGCGGCCTGGTCCTGCTGGTCGGCGCCCTGGCCTCCGCGATCGCCTACCGCCTCATGCTGCGCCTGGGGCGGCTGCCCGAGGAGGAGCGGGTGCTGCGATGA
- a CDS encoding type II secretion system F family protein: MNAQPIGAGAGILAAMGVLLVASALRRGRIGLAHRLAPYVHQRPRTSALLRSAAPTQDARTVCAALLRSLVSSARLLERFGSSAASVRRRLERAGGTLGYEELRLQQLVWAGAGLAATLGGGMLLALVRPVNVPALIAASLPAALAGAAGRDWWLSRQVERRRARIEAQLPDVVELLALVVGAGQGPVAAIERVVALGRGALVDELSLALAEVRAGTVLTTALAHLEQRVASPQVTRLSEAIAIALERGTPLADVLRSQAADSREAARRELMEEGGRREIAQMIPVVFLVLPITVVFALFPGLFVLRIGL; this comes from the coding sequence ATGAATGCGCAACCGATCGGCGCGGGCGCGGGGATCCTGGCCGCCATGGGCGTCCTCCTGGTCGCTTCGGCCCTGCGGCGGGGCCGCATCGGGCTCGCCCACCGGCTGGCGCCCTACGTCCACCAGCGCCCGCGGACCTCGGCCCTGCTGCGCTCGGCCGCCCCGACGCAGGACGCCCGCACGGTCTGCGCCGCCCTGCTCCGCTCCCTGGTCTCCTCCGCCCGCCTCCTGGAGCGGTTCGGCTCCTCGGCCGCCTCGGTCCGCCGGCGCCTGGAACGCGCCGGCGGGACGCTGGGGTACGAGGAGCTGCGCCTCCAACAGCTGGTGTGGGCGGGCGCGGGCCTGGCGGCGACCCTGGGGGGCGGCATGCTCCTGGCGCTCGTGCGCCCGGTCAATGTCCCGGCCCTCATTGCGGCCTCGTTGCCGGCGGCCCTGGCCGGGGCGGCGGGGCGCGACTGGTGGCTCAGCCGCCAGGTCGAGCGGCGCCGGGCCCGCATCGAGGCGCAGCTGCCCGACGTCGTCGAACTCCTCGCCCTGGTGGTGGGCGCGGGCCAGGGGCCGGTCGCCGCCATTGAGCGGGTCGTGGCGCTGGGGCGCGGCGCGCTGGTCGACGAGCTGTCGCTGGCCCTGGCCGAGGTGCGCGCCGGCACCGTGCTGACCACCGCCCTGGCGCACCTGGAGCAGCGGGTCGCCTCGCCCCAGGTGACGCGCCTGTCCGAGGCGATCGCAATCGCCCTGGAGAGGGGCACGCCCCTGGCCGACGTCCTGCGCTCCCAGGCGGCCGACTCCCGCGAGGCCGCCCGCCGCGAGCTCATGGAGGAGGGCGGCAGGCGGGAGATCGCCCAGATGATCCCCGTCGTCTTCCTGGTCCTGCCCATCACCGTCGTCTTCGCCCTCTTCCCGGGTCTATTCGTCCTGCGGATAGGCCTGTGA